A DNA window from Lujinxingia litoralis contains the following coding sequences:
- a CDS encoding alanine/glycine:cation symporter family protein: protein MKPFLKPTQRYALIIGLIILLSIGVGLSSGGDLNKIDQRFGLVVSAMAALPFGTVPGLLSGLWAFLNQIPLVVLVLISGAIFFTFRFDFVNLRGVSHAIRVVAGKYDDPDNPGEVTHFQALSTALSATVGLGNIAGVAIAVGIGGPGAVFWMMAAAIFGMTSKFAECTLGQMYRKVDANGVVQGGPMVYLQDGLAEIGRPVLGRYLSVLFAVLCIGGSFGGGNMFQANQSFAAMANLVPWFGGERAAGTATLVSDAPLEMNYARHLVRLTANSPLESEKELFFTPIDRLDISLADWSQTTDGRFALSLAIAATEAGPRFDIEAGALTGIQLASVAGRSVSWNSPPTLSVTNDSPLEGGVQPRSWIYGIVVALLVGLVIIGGIKSIGKVASRIVPAMCVIYVSAALYILFSNVTLIPHAITTIFSEAFAPQAGLGGLVGVLIVGIQRAAFSNEAGVGSAAIAHSAARTKEPVREGFVALLEPAIDTLIVCFMTGIVVVITGVYADPATAGLEGVALTSAAFETVISWFPYILSIAVILFAFSTMISWSYYGERCWSFLFGANSSMIYRVIFLFFVFLGSVSSLSNVLDFSDLMILSMAFPNILGAVLLSGKIRTALISYWNRLEAGEFDA from the coding sequence ATGAAACCTTTCTTGAAGCCCACTCAGCGCTACGCTCTGATCATCGGTCTGATCATCCTGCTCAGCATCGGCGTAGGACTCAGCAGCGGCGGCGATCTCAACAAGATCGACCAACGCTTCGGATTGGTCGTCTCGGCCATGGCAGCGCTGCCCTTTGGCACGGTCCCCGGGTTACTCTCCGGGCTCTGGGCTTTTCTCAATCAAATCCCCCTGGTGGTGCTGGTCCTGATCAGCGGCGCTATTTTCTTTACGTTCCGCTTCGACTTCGTGAACCTGCGCGGCGTCTCCCATGCGATTCGTGTGGTGGCCGGCAAATACGACGATCCGGACAACCCGGGTGAAGTCACTCACTTTCAGGCCCTCTCCACCGCACTCTCAGCCACCGTCGGACTCGGCAACATCGCTGGGGTGGCCATCGCCGTCGGGATCGGCGGCCCGGGCGCTGTGTTCTGGATGATGGCGGCCGCTATCTTTGGCATGACCAGCAAGTTCGCCGAGTGCACGCTGGGCCAGATGTACCGCAAGGTCGACGCCAACGGCGTGGTTCAAGGCGGGCCGATGGTCTACCTGCAAGACGGCCTGGCCGAAATCGGCCGCCCGGTCCTGGGGCGCTACCTCTCGGTGCTCTTCGCCGTCCTGTGCATTGGCGGATCCTTCGGGGGCGGCAACATGTTTCAGGCCAACCAGAGTTTTGCCGCGATGGCCAACCTGGTGCCCTGGTTCGGTGGAGAGCGCGCCGCCGGTACGGCCACCCTGGTCAGCGATGCCCCGCTGGAGATGAACTACGCCCGGCACCTGGTGCGCCTCACTGCCAACTCGCCACTGGAGAGCGAAAAAGAGCTCTTCTTTACCCCGATCGATCGGCTCGACATCAGCCTCGCCGACTGGAGCCAGACCACCGACGGGCGCTTCGCGCTCTCGCTGGCCATTGCTGCCACCGAGGCCGGCCCGCGCTTCGATATTGAAGCCGGCGCACTGACCGGCATCCAACTCGCCAGCGTCGCGGGTCGCAGCGTCTCCTGGAACTCACCGCCTACCCTGAGCGTCACCAACGACTCGCCACTTGAGGGCGGCGTACAACCCCGCAGCTGGATTTACGGTATCGTGGTCGCGCTGCTCGTGGGCCTGGTGATCATCGGCGGCATCAAAAGCATCGGCAAAGTCGCCTCCAGAATCGTCCCGGCGATGTGCGTCATCTACGTCTCAGCAGCGCTCTATATCCTCTTTAGCAACGTGACGCTGATCCCCCACGCGATCACGACGATTTTCAGCGAGGCATTCGCCCCGCAGGCGGGCCTCGGTGGCCTGGTTGGCGTGCTCATCGTCGGCATTCAACGCGCGGCCTTCTCCAATGAGGCCGGCGTGGGCTCGGCGGCCATCGCTCACTCCGCGGCTCGCACCAAGGAACCGGTGCGCGAAGGCTTTGTCGCGCTGCTGGAGCCGGCCATCGACACCCTGATTGTCTGCTTTATGACGGGCATCGTCGTCGTCATCACCGGGGTCTACGCCGACCCGGCCACCGCCGGACTCGAAGGCGTCGCCCTGACCTCGGCCGCCTTCGAAACCGTGATCAGCTGGTTCCCCTACATTCTCTCCATCGCCGTCATCCTCTTCGCGTTCAGCACCATGATCTCGTGGTCCTATTACGGAGAGCGCTGCTGGAGCTTTTTATTCGGAGCCAACAGCTCCATGATCTATCGGGTCATCTTCCTCTTCTTTGTGTTCCTGGGATCGGTCTCCAGCCTGAGCAACGTACTGGACTTCTCCGACTTGATGATTCTCTCGATGGCCTTCCCCAACATCCTGGGTGCCGTTCTCCTCTCCGGGAAGATTCGCACCGCCCTGATCTCGTATTGGAACCGACTGGAAGCCGGCGAGTTCGACGCCTGA